Proteins encoded by one window of Chondromyces crocatus:
- a CDS encoding transposase — MPPAQLALASLLQAALGVPDHEVVELTAMDLRWQMVLDCLGAEEPIFSQGTLFNFRQRLIDHDLDRELFDKTVHLARESGGFSATHLRAAFDSSPLWGAGRVEDTLNLIGRAAKHVVRTAAEMTGRAFVDVAREAGVPVVTAISISDADMRHGRKSKSKSKRIDGYKRHLAVDLDAPGLVCGVAIAPANRPKHLAAAELFHDIARQGAEVQELYIDRGDLGDEAVEARRKEGMRVHCKPFPLRNGELFSKREFTLDLEGNTVCCPNEVMPLELGRTVHFPASSCSSCPKRAQCTRAQDGRGRSLTIHPNEPFLVELRTRAKTPEGRAELRQRLAVEHGLAKLHDRARYRGTRKNLFDLRRHVALSNLAVVDHQLRFAA; from the coding sequence GTGCCGCCGGCCCAGCTTGCGCTCGCGTCGCTGCTTCAAGCGGCGCTCGGCGTCCCGGATCACGAGGTCGTGGAGCTGACGGCGATGGACCTGCGCTGGCAGATGGTGCTCGATTGCCTGGGAGCTGAGGAGCCCATCTTCTCCCAAGGCACCCTCTTCAACTTCCGTCAGCGTCTCATCGACCACGATCTGGACCGCGAGTTGTTCGACAAGACAGTGCACCTGGCGCGAGAGTCAGGCGGCTTCAGCGCCACCCACCTTCGGGCCGCCTTCGATTCCAGCCCCCTGTGGGGCGCGGGCCGCGTCGAGGACACCCTCAACTTGATCGGACGCGCGGCCAAACATGTGGTGCGTACGGCGGCGGAGATGACGGGACGAGCCTTCGTGGATGTGGCTCGTGAAGCCGGTGTCCCCGTCGTCACGGCGATCAGCATCAGCGACGCGGACATGCGCCACGGTCGCAAGAGCAAGAGCAAGAGCAAGCGCATCGACGGCTACAAGCGTCACCTCGCGGTCGATCTCGATGCCCCGGGTCTTGTGTGCGGGGTCGCGATCGCTCCGGCGAATAGGCCCAAGCACCTGGCAGCAGCCGAGCTATTCCACGATATCGCGCGCCAAGGCGCTGAAGTGCAGGAGCTGTACATCGACCGAGGGGATCTCGGCGATGAGGCGGTCGAAGCGCGGCGGAAGGAAGGGATGCGTGTGCACTGCAAACCATTCCCGTTGCGTAACGGGGAGCTGTTTTCCAAGCGCGAGTTCACCCTCGATCTAGAGGGCAACACCGTGTGCTGCCCGAATGAGGTGATGCCACTCGAACTGGGCCGAACCGTGCACTTCCCAGCATCGTCGTGCTCATCGTGTCCAAAGCGCGCCCAATGCACTCGGGCTCAGGATGGCCGAGGACGCAGTCTCACCATCCACCCCAACGAGCCCTTCCTGGTCGAGCTGCGTACCCGGGCCAAGACCCCCGAGGGGCGTGCCGAGCTGCGTCAGCGTCTGGCCGTCGAGCACGGTCTGGCGAAGCTCCACGACCGGGCCCGCTACCGAGGGACCCGCAAGAACCTGTTTGACCTGCGACGCCACGTGGCGCTCAGCAACCTGGCCGTGGTCGACCACCAGCTTCGGTTTGCAGCTTAA
- a CDS encoding IgGFc-binding protein — protein sequence MRWLPTTVVGVFGIGTAVVLAASCSATGEQRGFSDASTSDGAGGAGGSGGSSGVLTGGVDVGGGGPCRTCSSDLHHVLDCNGNVIQECPPDQGCGLEGCVEACESARQNKSSIGCDYYALPPDVIPVAAGACFAAFITNTWNSPVSIGVERAGQTFDISQFARIPSGNGQNITYTALPGGLLPAGEVAILFLARYGNTLTNCPATITPAFTVAHAAVLGTGRGAAFRLTTSAPVVAYTIFPYGGGASAATSASLLLPTSVWDTNYIAVDAYRKSAIALGAQPSIDIVAAEADTQVTINPVVPIVGGANVAPAPAGAPVTYTLQRGEVLQFSQDQQLIGSPIESNKPIGLWGAASCLNIEVNQGACDSAHQQIPPVKALGHEYVAVRYRNRYDGQEESPPWRVVGAVDGTVLTYDPAPPPGAPSTLASGQVGEFRASGPFVVRSQDADHPFYMSAHMTGCTSVGPTNDCRGDPEFVNVVPPQQYLKSYTFFTDPTYPETNLVVTRKRTESGFADVQLACAGTLTGWQPVGTGGEYEYTRIDLVRGNFVPQNGCNNGRNELTSSGPVGLTVWGWGSAATGNFSTQAVSYAYPAGASIQPINTVIIPTAPQ from the coding sequence ATGAGATGGCTTCCCACGACGGTCGTGGGCGTGTTCGGCATCGGCACAGCGGTCGTGCTGGCGGCGTCGTGCTCGGCGACGGGTGAGCAACGAGGCTTCAGTGACGCGAGTACCAGCGATGGCGCTGGTGGTGCTGGAGGGAGCGGAGGCTCGTCTGGCGTGCTCACCGGCGGCGTGGACGTCGGTGGTGGTGGCCCATGCCGGACTTGCTCCAGCGATCTCCATCATGTGCTCGACTGCAACGGCAACGTGATCCAGGAGTGCCCCCCCGATCAGGGGTGCGGGCTCGAGGGGTGCGTCGAAGCGTGTGAGAGCGCCCGGCAGAACAAGAGTTCGATAGGGTGCGACTACTATGCACTCCCCCCGGATGTCATTCCTGTAGCTGCTGGCGCCTGTTTCGCGGCGTTCATCACGAACACGTGGAACAGCCCGGTCTCGATCGGGGTCGAACGAGCAGGCCAGACCTTCGACATCTCCCAGTTCGCCCGGATCCCCTCGGGCAATGGCCAGAACATCACCTACACGGCGCTACCGGGTGGACTGCTCCCCGCCGGGGAAGTTGCCATTCTGTTCCTGGCTCGTTACGGGAACACGCTCACGAATTGCCCCGCCACGATCACGCCAGCATTCACCGTCGCTCATGCGGCGGTGCTCGGGACCGGAAGAGGCGCGGCGTTCCGTCTGACGACCTCGGCTCCCGTGGTGGCCTACACCATCTTCCCGTATGGCGGTGGTGCAAGTGCAGCGACGAGCGCTTCGCTCCTCCTTCCGACGAGCGTCTGGGATACCAACTACATTGCGGTCGATGCCTACCGGAAGAGCGCCATTGCTCTCGGAGCACAGCCCTCCATCGATATCGTCGCTGCAGAGGCCGATACGCAGGTCACCATCAATCCGGTCGTTCCCATCGTGGGGGGAGCCAACGTTGCCCCTGCTCCTGCCGGAGCGCCTGTCACCTACACCCTGCAGCGGGGCGAGGTGCTTCAGTTCAGCCAGGACCAGCAGCTCATCGGGAGCCCGATCGAGTCGAACAAGCCGATCGGCCTCTGGGGTGCAGCCTCTTGCCTGAACATCGAGGTCAACCAGGGGGCCTGTGACTCGGCGCACCAGCAGATTCCGCCGGTGAAGGCGCTGGGCCACGAGTACGTCGCCGTTCGCTATCGCAATCGCTATGATGGTCAGGAAGAGTCTCCCCCGTGGCGCGTGGTAGGAGCCGTCGACGGGACCGTTCTCACCTATGATCCCGCGCCCCCGCCGGGAGCGCCGTCGACGCTCGCCAGCGGTCAGGTCGGCGAGTTTCGCGCCTCTGGTCCCTTCGTGGTCCGGAGCCAGGATGCGGACCATCCCTTCTACATGTCGGCGCACATGACGGGTTGCACCTCGGTGGGACCGACCAATGATTGCCGTGGCGATCCAGAGTTCGTGAACGTCGTGCCTCCGCAGCAGTACTTGAAGAGCTACACGTTCTTCACCGATCCGACGTACCCGGAGACGAACCTCGTCGTCACGCGCAAGCGGACGGAGAGCGGGTTTGCGGACGTGCAGCTTGCGTGCGCGGGTACGCTGACGGGCTGGCAACCGGTCGGGACCGGCGGGGAATACGAGTACACCCGCATCGATCTCGTACGCGGGAACTTCGTGCCCCAGAACGGCTGCAACAATGGCCGGAACGAGCTGACGAGCAGCGGTCCGGTGGGGCTGACGGTGTGGGGCTGGGGCAGCGCCGCGACGGGCAACTTCTCGACGCAGGCCGTGAGCTACGCCTATCCCGCAGGGGCGAGCATCCAGCCGATCAACACCGTGATCATTCCCACCGCTCCGCAGTAG